One genomic segment of Actinoplanes ianthinogenes includes these proteins:
- a CDS encoding MFS transporter, whose product MPADDPELIHGVPTISPNGGSVGDSYHRNSFRGKQMRSWITVGALALSTFLYVTLENLPIGLLPQMAAGLGVSASAAGQLVTAYGLIVVVSTIPLTRVTHRFRRRRLLAFLLAIAVAGTLVSAFAPGYPLVLGGRVAVAMSQAVFWAVVTPAAASLVRPARRGRAMSILYGGSSAAPLLGVPAGIWLGQQTTWRIAFVALAALGLIALAVVAALMPDLPPGSSDADRGSDPDPARFRVLLVTVALLVTGAFTAFTYVSEFLTEVTGVDPAAVGPALFARGVAGLAGVLFAGWVAGRYAWPGVLTLIGVQAVALAGQYLFGDDTVMAIVAMSLAGAALSASTVLFAALILRLAPGRTDAASAGVSTAFNVGITAGAAASSALVGGTGAQGPVLVGAAVTVIALLAALAGTALTHRPRVPADSGRPHGLLSQVSESRVSRRMTSAARERNRNSTPAAGRRMASVRTEQDQNSTSIADGRAASATRERNQTSTPAADGRTASVNTERDQNSTSIADRRTASATRERNQTSTPAADGRTASANPERDQNSTPTADRLTASATTEQDQNSTPTADRLTASAATEREQSLTPVAGRRSGG is encoded by the coding sequence GTGCCCGCCGACGATCCGGAGCTCATCCATGGTGTTCCCACTATATCGCCGAACGGTGGTAGCGTCGGAGATAGCTACCACCGAAACTCGTTTAGGGGGAAGCAAATGCGTTCGTGGATCACTGTGGGAGCTCTCGCGCTCTCCACGTTCCTGTACGTCACGCTGGAGAACCTGCCGATCGGCCTGCTCCCGCAGATGGCTGCCGGTCTCGGCGTCAGCGCTTCGGCCGCCGGCCAGCTCGTGACGGCGTACGGGCTGATCGTCGTGGTCAGCACTATCCCGCTGACCCGGGTGACACATCGGTTCCGGCGACGCCGACTGCTCGCGTTCCTACTGGCGATCGCCGTCGCCGGCACGCTGGTGTCGGCGTTCGCCCCGGGTTATCCGCTGGTGCTCGGCGGGCGGGTCGCGGTGGCGATGAGTCAGGCGGTCTTCTGGGCGGTGGTCACACCGGCCGCGGCGTCCCTGGTCCGGCCGGCCCGGCGGGGGCGGGCGATGTCGATTCTGTACGGCGGCAGTTCCGCCGCTCCCCTGCTCGGCGTTCCGGCCGGCATCTGGCTGGGCCAGCAGACGACCTGGCGGATCGCGTTCGTCGCCCTGGCCGCGCTCGGGCTGATCGCCCTGGCGGTTGTCGCGGCGCTGATGCCCGACCTGCCGCCGGGCTCCAGCGACGCCGACCGGGGCAGCGATCCGGATCCGGCTCGCTTCCGCGTGCTGCTGGTCACTGTCGCATTGCTGGTCACCGGTGCGTTCACTGCTTTCACGTACGTCAGCGAGTTCCTCACCGAGGTGACCGGCGTCGATCCCGCCGCGGTCGGCCCGGCGCTGTTCGCCCGGGGTGTGGCCGGGCTCGCCGGGGTGCTGTTCGCCGGCTGGGTGGCGGGGCGGTATGCCTGGCCCGGCGTGCTCACCCTGATCGGCGTGCAGGCCGTGGCGCTCGCCGGGCAGTACCTGTTCGGCGACGACACGGTCATGGCGATCGTCGCGATGTCGCTGGCCGGCGCGGCGCTTTCCGCGAGCACGGTGCTGTTCGCGGCGCTGATCTTGCGATTGGCGCCGGGCCGCACCGATGCCGCCTCCGCCGGCGTGTCCACCGCCTTCAACGTCGGGATCACCGCCGGGGCCGCGGCGAGCAGCGCATTGGTGGGCGGGACCGGCGCCCAGGGCCCGGTCCTGGTGGGCGCGGCGGTGACGGTGATCGCGCTGCTCGCCGCCCTGGCCGGCACCGCTCTGACCCACCGGCCCAGGGTGCCGGCCGATTCCGGTCGCCCGCACGGCCTCCTCTCGCAGGTCAGTGAGTCCCGGGTGAGCCGGCGGATGACGTCGGCCGCGAGGGAACGAAACCGGAACTCAACACCGGCGGCGGGGCGGCGAATGGCCTCGGTCAGGACGGAGCAAGACCAGAACTCCACATCGATCGCGGATGGGCGAGCGGCGTCAGCAACGAGGGAACGAAACCAGACCTCGACACCCGCCGCGGATGGGCGGACAGCGTCGGTCAACACGGAACGAGATCAGAACTCCACATCGATCGCGGATCGGCGAACGGCGTCAGCAACGAGGGAACGAAACCAGACCTCGACACCCGCCGCGGATGGGCGGACAGCGTCGGCCAACCCGGAACGAGATCAGAACTCCACACCGACCGCGGACCGGCTAACGGCGTCGGCCACGACAGAACAAGACCAAAACTCCACACCGACCGCGGATCGGCTAACGGCGTCGGCCGCGACGGAACGGGAGCAAAGCTTGACGCCGGTGGCGGGGCGAAGGAGCGGCGGCTGA
- a CDS encoding CGNR zinc finger domain-containing protein, whose translation MDELRIVGGHRALDLANTVEPRPPGRVEKDHLGEPGALLSWAIRAAIVDEPEAARIERAWAADPRAAEAALADARALRDLIDPVLAGERLDILTARWAQAVGRSTLVAPTDHHSPAELRVGREPAWTIPDRLADALVDLVRTADRSRLRTCPLDQGGCGWLFLDRSRNGTRRWCAMEDCGTHAKIRRLTERRRTRRA comes from the coding sequence ATGGATGAGCTCCGGATCGTCGGCGGGCACCGAGCCCTCGACCTGGCGAACACGGTTGAGCCCCGCCCGCCGGGCCGGGTCGAGAAAGACCACCTAGGCGAGCCGGGCGCGCTCCTGAGCTGGGCGATCCGCGCCGCGATCGTCGACGAGCCGGAGGCCGCCCGCATCGAGCGTGCCTGGGCGGCCGACCCCCGCGCCGCCGAGGCTGCGCTGGCTGACGCGCGCGCACTACGCGACCTGATCGACCCGGTGCTGGCCGGTGAGCGGCTCGACATTCTGACCGCGCGCTGGGCACAGGCCGTCGGCCGTTCCACCCTGGTCGCGCCCACCGACCATCACTCGCCGGCCGAACTCCGCGTCGGGCGGGAACCCGCGTGGACGATCCCGGACCGGCTCGCGGACGCGCTGGTGGATCTGGTCCGGACCGCCGACCGCAGCCGGTTGCGCACCTGCCCGCTCGACCAGGGCGGATGCGGCTGGCTCTTCCTGGATCGCAGCCGCAACGGCACCCGCCGCTGGTGCGCCATGGAGGACTGCGGCACTCACGCCAAGATCCGCCGCCTGACCGAGCGCCGCCGCACCCGCCGCGCCTGA
- a CDS encoding beta-propeller fold lactonase family protein, with product MSGRRLAVVVTVEHHDDPVLRRYAVPSADVRSLASVLGDPGLGGFDVEFLQDPETWDTYQRLQALCDSRTGEDCLLVYFRGILLSGPAGGLYLATPDTVMQRPADTAVDVTRIDALMHRSQAGQIVIVLDGRTGGPVDAGAYFPAARAAQARSRVVITAAARPEPPTFAGLLADGIRGGAADRDRDGYIGIDEIFDHLRERDPTARHWVYGSGRQPYIAKVRKPGSDQMALIAELAAAAAGPDLNQAAQSRATLSRMATGNDRVAAAASAALRRTSLRVAETAIAFGRVAPGTQQLTVRLAVTGPPLITASTVTTSAEGLHAKLEGGELRVSWFPTVGHLSGTVTIDGPAGSAQVTVTGEVSENDESAQHPAAIPHPDPNSSPQPGPNPALPPGPNSSPQPAPAGFPQPGSSGFPQALPPGFPQAIPAAAQTASAGQQAPHQTFPAEQPSYPPPQPGTPPQVLPPPPAQWYNGAQPPPTPPGAPIPQTQPTSGAPHGPQLSDPTSGPPSGQWPGQSTSGPPHGRQPGQPTPGAPHGPQLSHPTSGPPTGQWPDQPTSGPPQGQQAGRPTSGAPNGQWPGQPTSGAPTGQWPGQPTSDAPTGPWPGQPTSGAPTGPWPGQPTSGAPNGPWPGHPSLSTPVDPWPDAPTSNAPSSGGPAPFHRTPAGPPVDPWAGTDDQQPTLPVQPQWKPTGQAPPTGAEDAPTQVAPPPYQASPTAYQVSPAPGQVSAPPGQLYPAPGQAFSTPGHPPRAPGQMPPAPGHPTSGQVSPAPGRGSPGGIPTQRAYPGSPSPENAPDNGATRPWEADSAPTAAPSGRVGWQGAPTQTDRPQRGSETEPEKAPRGPWSGPPQRPATASSDWSNGATEELARPSGTWWAQSPDAGRESGPTVSTPTAAWPSSEAPAHDQANPVTSAADAPTQHQNAPDSGSTDVSEQRQNAIDSGTDVSTRRQTGLGSGTDVSTRRQTGLGSGTDVSAQRQTGLGSGTDVSAQRQTGLGSGTDVSAQRQTGLGSAAMETTTDTERIQPVSGIPGEGGDQRIQPTAPIPRQASSSAGITALPPTQPSGLWSDEASDTELASATNEWPSTPTGTSATEPGDDTTPLEDVIPQEQDSGSPAQSSSSADADQQPTPHEGDTTVWDGGALADRSAQESSDEAVAGEPAEAAPAARGQEGSALLPTDIWPGSPAEPDTSAESLGPWPGSSETPTGEDGTGAQSEQRHLVGDEDALRAGSGNSTQAWHVSATDEGSQPTEERPEVSAGVRPDESAAHDRWDSVPMDSGSDTVAWQPSPADDEPGDPHLVGISAAHAPEDDDSHRSDSGSEVIAPGSAPGPDNETDPTEPHRAGSTAAAGFAGGFVGTWLAAQSTDRADSEDERVTPETGAATTPHTESAAPPLVAPEEPQAVQAQAAPAPGGDPTRSWPTAESTEAAPGLSDAAPPTGGLAGPWPGDQTAGGSPFIPTPPEAGWPTGAGASDSPGAGHVSQPQAADPDATWPAGQNPGEQPRLPWEAGSAAAAAGGWPRPAPESTPAGSGWPGANDPTDPHGTSGSAGVPGQSSTFTGAPGAQGGNAGAGGSIAGSPSGRVSWDSPEDWTRGGGLAGAPGTPGWPGAPADQAGWQGQQGANATAQWPGAAGQQGASGQQGATAQPGTAAAGWGGGLADQGGWQQGQGTNPAWPTSPAGWPNSPSWQQPGGAAAPVNGAGSHPGDTSSRRRLRVVGVLVLALLLAAGAYLGIRYVSGRKSEPTAQPTPTATQQQQQPAGGGQSAAPPPSVEPKAPVSLAVPVVVDTIKGIGQEPEGVVVSPDNRTVYVADQGAKVVFFIDANDKKAASVAVPNTPRFLALSKDGSKLYVSMFENDFSANAMAVIDTGKRTLIKSVKTGPRPFEPAVAADGRVWLPIHNGARVEIYDGTSLDKVQQISVPPNPHWVDFTPDGTRAFTSDHESSRLSVIDAKTGRVLSNIPVGRSPHSVAVTPDGRTVLVTNYDVNTVESYDTKTLKLIKRYSVGKLPQAVMVSPDGVHAYVVNEGSDTVSVLNLTDKTVAATIKVGDSPRVVALSPDGLRLYVTAGRDRAVTVLKAAEG from the coding sequence ATGAGCGGGCGACGACTGGCAGTTGTGGTGACGGTCGAACACCACGACGATCCGGTCCTGCGCAGATACGCGGTGCCTTCGGCGGACGTGCGATCCCTCGCCTCCGTGCTGGGCGATCCCGGTCTGGGCGGGTTCGACGTGGAGTTCCTCCAGGATCCGGAGACCTGGGACACCTATCAGCGGTTGCAGGCGCTCTGCGACAGCCGGACAGGTGAGGACTGCCTGCTGGTCTACTTCCGCGGCATCCTGCTCTCCGGCCCGGCCGGTGGTCTCTATCTGGCCACCCCCGACACCGTCATGCAGCGCCCCGCCGACACCGCGGTCGACGTCACCAGGATCGACGCGCTGATGCACCGCAGCCAGGCCGGCCAGATCGTGATCGTGCTGGACGGCCGCACCGGCGGCCCGGTCGACGCCGGGGCGTACTTCCCGGCCGCCCGCGCCGCCCAGGCCCGCAGCCGCGTGGTGATCACCGCAGCCGCCCGCCCCGAGCCACCCACCTTCGCCGGCCTGCTCGCCGACGGCATCCGCGGCGGCGCCGCCGACCGTGACCGCGACGGTTATATCGGCATCGACGAGATCTTCGACCACCTTCGCGAACGTGACCCGACCGCCCGCCACTGGGTCTACGGTTCCGGCCGCCAGCCGTACATCGCGAAGGTCCGCAAACCCGGCAGCGACCAGATGGCCCTGATCGCGGAGCTGGCCGCCGCCGCGGCCGGCCCCGACCTGAACCAGGCCGCCCAGTCCCGCGCCACCCTGTCCCGGATGGCCACCGGCAACGACCGCGTCGCCGCCGCCGCTTCTGCGGCGCTGCGCCGCACGTCCCTCCGGGTCGCGGAGACCGCGATCGCTTTCGGCCGCGTCGCCCCAGGCACTCAACAATTGACGGTACGCCTGGCGGTGACCGGCCCACCCCTGATCACCGCCTCGACCGTCACCACCTCCGCCGAAGGCCTGCACGCCAAGCTGGAGGGTGGCGAGCTCCGCGTCTCCTGGTTCCCCACCGTCGGCCACCTGTCCGGCACCGTCACGATCGACGGCCCAGCGGGATCCGCCCAGGTCACGGTCACCGGCGAGGTCTCCGAGAACGACGAGTCCGCCCAGCACCCAGCCGCCATCCCGCACCCCGATCCGAACTCCTCCCCCCAGCCCGGTCCGAACCCCGCCCTGCCGCCGGGCCCGAATTCCTCCCCGCAACCGGCTCCAGCCGGCTTCCCGCAGCCGGGGTCGAGCGGCTTTCCGCAGGCGCTTCCGCCTGGATTCCCCCAGGCAATCCCGGCCGCCGCGCAAACGGCGTCCGCCGGGCAGCAAGCTCCTCACCAGACGTTCCCGGCCGAGCAGCCGTCCTACCCGCCACCCCAGCCCGGAACGCCGCCGCAGGTCCTCCCGCCACCGCCCGCGCAGTGGTACAACGGCGCCCAACCGCCCCCGACCCCGCCCGGCGCACCCATTCCCCAAACACAGCCCACCTCCGGCGCTCCCCACGGCCCGCAGCTCAGCGACCCCACCTCCGGCCCGCCCTCGGGCCAGTGGCCCGGTCAGTCCACATCGGGCCCGCCACACGGACGACAGCCCGGTCAACCCACCCCCGGCGCGCCCCACGGCCCGCAACTCAGCCACCCGACCTCCGGCCCGCCCACGGGCCAGTGGCCCGACCAGCCCACATCGGGCCCACCACAGGGACAACAGGCCGGCCGACCGACCTCCGGCGCACCCAACGGCCAGTGGCCCGGGCAACCCACCTCCGGCGCGCCCACCGGCCAGTGGCCCGGGCAACCCACCTCTGACGCGCCCACCGGTCCGTGGCCCGGGCAACCCACCTCTGGTGCCCCCACCGGTCCATGGCCCGGGCAACCCACCTCTGGTGCCCCCAACGGTCCATGGCCTGGGCATCCGTCGCTGAGCACTCCCGTCGACCCGTGGCCGGACGCGCCAACCTCGAACGCCCCCTCTTCCGGCGGGCCGGCGCCGTTCCACCGGACGCCCGCTGGACCACCTGTCGACCCATGGGCAGGAACTGACGACCAGCAGCCCACGCTTCCGGTGCAACCGCAGTGGAAGCCAACCGGTCAAGCCCCTCCCACCGGTGCCGAAGACGCACCCACCCAGGTCGCTCCCCCGCCATACCAGGCCTCGCCCACGGCCTACCAGGTCTCCCCTGCGCCGGGTCAGGTCTCTGCCCCACCGGGTCAGCTCTATCCGGCGCCCGGCCAGGCCTTCTCCACCCCCGGCCACCCTCCTCGTGCCCCTGGCCAGATGCCTCCGGCTCCCGGCCACCCCACGTCCGGCCAGGTCTCTCCCGCGCCGGGCCGTGGGTCGCCGGGAGGGATTCCCACGCAGCGCGCCTACCCCGGCAGCCCTTCGCCCGAAAACGCACCGGACAACGGAGCCACCAGACCGTGGGAGGCTGACAGCGCTCCGACCGCGGCTCCAAGTGGGCGTGTCGGATGGCAAGGCGCACCGACGCAGACTGACCGACCGCAACGCGGCTCCGAGACAGAACCGGAAAAGGCTCCGCGTGGTCCGTGGTCGGGCCCCCCGCAGCGTCCCGCGACTGCCTCCAGCGATTGGTCCAACGGCGCGACCGAGGAACTCGCCCGCCCGAGCGGCACCTGGTGGGCCCAATCCCCCGACGCCGGCCGCGAATCCGGGCCGACGGTGTCCACCCCCACCGCCGCCTGGCCGTCCAGCGAGGCCCCCGCCCACGATCAGGCCAACCCAGTCACCTCCGCCGCCGATGCACCGACGCAGCACCAGAACGCACCCGACAGCGGCTCCACCGATGTATCGGAGCAACGCCAGAACGCGATCGACAGCGGCACCGACGTATCGACGCGGCGCCAGACCGGCCTCGGCAGCGGCACCGACGTATCGACGCGGCGCCAGACCGGCCTCGGCAGCGGCACCGACGTATCGGCGCAGCGCCAGACCGGCCTCGGCAGCGGCACCGACGTATCGGCGCAGCGCCAGACCGGCCTCGGCAGCGGCACCGACGTATCGGCGCAGCGCCAGACCGGCCTCGGCAGCGCGGCCATGGAGACGACCACCGATACCGAGCGCATCCAGCCGGTCTCCGGCATCCCCGGTGAAGGGGGCGACCAGCGCATCCAGCCGACTGCCCCGATCCCCCGGCAAGCGAGTTCCTCCGCCGGCATCACGGCGCTGCCACCCACGCAACCGAGTGGGCTGTGGTCCGACGAGGCGTCCGACACCGAACTCGCCTCGGCCACGAACGAGTGGCCCAGCACTCCGACTGGCACGTCCGCGACCGAGCCGGGTGACGACACCACACCCCTGGAAGACGTCATCCCGCAGGAACAGGACAGCGGGAGCCCGGCCCAGTCCAGTTCGAGTGCCGACGCCGACCAGCAGCCAACACCGCACGAGGGGGATACGACCGTCTGGGACGGTGGCGCCCTGGCGGACCGTTCGGCTCAGGAGTCGTCCGACGAGGCCGTCGCGGGCGAGCCTGCCGAGGCTGCGCCTGCTGCGCGCGGTCAGGAAGGTTCCGCACTGCTGCCGACAGACATCTGGCCTGGATCGCCGGCCGAGCCGGACACCAGCGCGGAAAGCCTCGGGCCATGGCCTGGTTCGTCCGAGACGCCCACTGGCGAAGACGGCACCGGAGCCCAGTCGGAACAGCGGCACCTGGTCGGCGACGAAGACGCACTGCGCGCAGGCTCCGGGAATTCCACGCAGGCATGGCATGTGAGTGCGACCGACGAAGGTTCGCAACCCACCGAGGAGCGACCCGAAGTCTCCGCTGGCGTGCGTCCGGATGAATCCGCTGCCCACGACCGGTGGGACTCGGTGCCCATGGACTCCGGCAGTGACACCGTGGCATGGCAGCCCAGCCCAGCCGATGACGAGCCCGGCGATCCGCACCTCGTCGGCATCTCCGCGGCTCATGCGCCCGAGGACGACGACTCCCACCGATCCGACAGCGGGTCCGAGGTCATCGCGCCAGGCAGCGCCCCGGGGCCGGACAACGAAACCGACCCCACAGAACCCCATCGAGCGGGAAGCACCGCCGCTGCGGGATTTGCCGGCGGCTTCGTGGGCACCTGGCTCGCCGCTCAATCGACCGACAGGGCAGACAGCGAGGATGAGCGCGTCACGCCTGAGACGGGGGCGGCGACGACACCTCACACCGAGTCGGCGGCACCCCCACTCGTCGCGCCCGAGGAACCGCAAGCCGTGCAGGCGCAGGCGGCCCCGGCCCCCGGCGGCGACCCGACGCGGTCGTGGCCGACCGCAGAGTCCACCGAGGCGGCACCCGGGTTGTCCGACGCAGCACCCCCGACGGGCGGTCTGGCCGGTCCCTGGCCTGGTGACCAGACAGCGGGAGGCAGCCCGTTCATCCCCACCCCGCCAGAAGCCGGATGGCCGACGGGGGCCGGTGCCAGCGACTCCCCAGGCGCGGGTCATGTCAGTCAGCCGCAGGCCGCTGATCCGGACGCGACCTGGCCCGCCGGCCAGAACCCGGGCGAGCAGCCGAGACTCCCGTGGGAAGCAGGCTCGGCGGCCGCCGCGGCGGGTGGCTGGCCGCGCCCGGCGCCGGAGAGCACCCCGGCGGGCAGCGGATGGCCGGGAGCCAACGACCCCACCGACCCCCACGGCACCTCCGGATCCGCTGGCGTCCCGGGACAGAGCAGTACGTTCACCGGAGCGCCCGGCGCGCAAGGCGGAAACGCGGGAGCCGGAGGCAGCATCGCCGGATCGCCATCGGGCCGAGTGAGCTGGGACAGCCCGGAGGATTGGACTCGGGGCGGCGGCCTGGCCGGCGCACCGGGCACTCCCGGATGGCCGGGCGCGCCGGCCGACCAGGCCGGTTGGCAGGGCCAGCAGGGCGCGAACGCCACCGCCCAGTGGCCCGGCGCAGCCGGGCAGCAGGGCGCGTCCGGGCAGCAAGGGGCGACGGCGCAACCGGGGACGGCTGCGGCCGGCTGGGGTGGCGGGCTCGCCGACCAGGGTGGCTGGCAACAGGGGCAGGGGACGAATCCGGCCTGGCCCACCTCGCCCGCCGGATGGCCGAACTCGCCGAGCTGGCAACAGCCCGGCGGCGCAGCCGCACCCGTGAACGGCGCCGGGTCCCACCCGGGAGACACATCGTCCCGACGGCGCCTGCGGGTCGTGGGTGTTCTCGTCCTGGCGTTGCTCCTCGCGGCGGGTGCTTACCTCGGCATCCGTTACGTGTCCGGCCGCAAGAGCGAGCCGACCGCACAGCCGACCCCGACCGCGACCCAGCAGCAGCAACAGCCGGCCGGCGGCGGGCAGTCGGCAGCACCGCCTCCCTCGGTCGAGCCGAAGGCGCCGGTGAGCCTGGCGGTCCCGGTCGTCGTCGACACCATCAAGGGCATCGGGCAGGAGCCGGAAGGCGTGGTGGTCTCGCCGGACAACCGCACCGTTTACGTCGCCGATCAGGGCGCGAAGGTGGTGTTCTTCATCGACGCGAACGACAAGAAGGCCGCCTCGGTCGCGGTGCCGAACACACCCCGGTTCCTGGCCCTGTCGAAGGACGGCTCGAAGCTGTACGTGTCGATGTTCGAGAACGACTTCAGCGCGAACGCGATGGCGGTCATCGACACCGGCAAGCGCACCCTGATCAAGTCGGTGAAGACCGGGCCGCGCCCGTTCGAGCCGGCGGTCGCCGCGGACGGGCGGGTCTGGCTGCCGATCCACAACGGCGCGCGGGTCGAGATCTACGACGGCACGTCGCTGGACAAGGTGCAGCAGATCAGCGTGCCGCCGAACCCGCACTGGGTGGACTTCACGCCGGACGGCACTCGGGCGTTCACCTCCGACCACGAGTCCAGCCGGCTGTCGGTGATCGACGCCAAGACCGGCCGGGTGCTCAGCAACATCCCGGTCGGCCGATCGCCGCACAGCGTGGCCGTCACGCCGGACGGCAGGACCGTGCTGGTCACCAACTACGACGTCAATACGGTGGAGTCCTACGACACCAAGACGTTGAAGCTGATCAAGCGGTACTCGGTCGGCAAGCTGCCGCAAGCGGTCATGGTGTCGCCGGACGGTGTGCACGCATACGTGGTCAACGAGGGCTCGGACACCGTCTCGGTGCTGAACCTGACGGACAAGACAGTCGCCGCCACGATCAAGGTGGGCGACAGCCCTCGCGTCGTCGCTCTCTCCCCGGACGGCCTGCGGCTTTACGTGACCGCCGGCCGCGACCGCGCGGTCACCGTGCTGAAGGCCGCCGAGGGATAG
- a CDS encoding transaminase — MTERERAAFAERHPRSAAAYSRADHLFGRVPMTWMNKTAAGFPVYLKTARGNRLTDIDGNEFVDFCLGDTGAMAGHSPAPVVAAVTRRLGELGGATTMMPTEDAAVVGAELAARFGLPFWSFALTATDANRWAIRLLRAVTGRPKILVNSYCYHGSVDESLIVVGPDGRGRSREGNVGAPVDVTETSRVAEFNDLAGLERELAHGDVAAVLMEPALTNIGIVLPEPGYLAGVRELTRKYGTYLINDETHTFSAGPGGATRFWGLEPDVLTIGKAIGGGVPVGAYGLSAELADALTARGDLDLVDMGGVGGTLAGNPVSMAAIRATLEEVLTEGAFATMISTATAFADGIQKLLTAHDLPWSVSRLGARVEYRFADPAPRNGTESAAGADAELEDFLHVYLANRGVLLTPFHNMALMCPETTLDDVARHHEIFDAALTELTRA, encoded by the coding sequence TTGACGGAGCGCGAGCGGGCCGCTTTCGCCGAGCGGCATCCGCGGTCCGCAGCGGCCTACAGCCGCGCCGACCATCTCTTCGGGCGCGTCCCGATGACGTGGATGAACAAGACCGCAGCCGGCTTCCCGGTCTACCTGAAGACCGCCAGAGGCAACCGTCTGACCGATATTGACGGTAACGAGTTCGTCGACTTCTGCCTCGGTGACACCGGCGCCATGGCCGGCCACTCGCCCGCGCCGGTGGTCGCCGCGGTCACCAGACGGCTCGGCGAGCTGGGCGGCGCCACCACGATGATGCCGACCGAGGATGCCGCGGTCGTCGGCGCCGAGCTGGCTGCCCGATTCGGATTGCCGTTCTGGAGTTTCGCGCTGACCGCGACCGACGCGAACCGGTGGGCGATCCGCCTGCTGCGCGCCGTCACCGGCCGGCCAAAGATCCTGGTCAACAGCTACTGCTACCACGGCTCGGTGGACGAGTCGCTGATCGTCGTCGGCCCGGACGGGCGCGGTCGCAGCCGGGAGGGCAACGTCGGCGCGCCGGTCGACGTGACCGAGACCAGCAGGGTCGCCGAGTTCAACGATCTGGCCGGGCTGGAGCGCGAGCTGGCGCACGGCGACGTGGCCGCGGTGCTGATGGAGCCGGCGCTGACGAATATCGGCATCGTCCTGCCCGAGCCTGGTTACCTGGCCGGCGTCCGCGAGCTGACCAGGAAATACGGCACCTATCTGATCAACGATGAGACGCACACGTTCTCGGCCGGTCCGGGCGGGGCGACGCGCTTCTGGGGTCTGGAGCCCGACGTGCTGACGATCGGCAAGGCGATCGGCGGCGGTGTGCCGGTGGGCGCCTACGGTCTGTCCGCGGAGCTCGCCGACGCCCTGACCGCTCGCGGCGATCTCGACCTGGTCGACATGGGCGGGGTGGGCGGCACCCTCGCCGGCAACCCGGTGTCGATGGCGGCGATCCGCGCGACGCTGGAGGAGGTGCTCACCGAGGGCGCGTTCGCCACCATGATCTCGACCGCGACGGCGTTCGCCGACGGCATCCAGAAACTGCTCACGGCTCACGATCTGCCCTGGTCAGTGAGCCGCCTCGGCGCCCGGGTGGAATATCGCTTCGCCGACCCGGCCCCGCGCAACGGCACGGAGTCGGCCGCCGGCGCCGACGCCGAGTTGGAGGACTTCCTGCACGTCTACCTGGCCAATCGCGGGGTGCTCCTGACCCCGTTCCACAACATGGCGCTGATGTGCCCGGAGACGACGCTCGACGACGTCGCGCGTCACCACGAAATCTTCGACGCCGCTCTGACCGAGCTGACCCGCGCCTGA
- a CDS encoding endonuclease/exonuclease/phosphatase family protein has product MRLLTFNALIKGDVRVRLGVLGGILRESDFDIVCLQEVMYRAHADLVRREFPHSACAGMVVLKGGLLLLSRRPIERWRFVRYPMSGPMRTEFLMRKGALIAEIGDLVVVNTHLSANRDDDWSPTNRYTLVERAELDVLAGILADIDQSRPLVVAGDLNLPRTASVLADFRTAAGLTDVLAGDARPTYRPTPRWPEPPALDHLLVRGGITARADLVFQDEMALPDGRRVHLSDHYGIAADI; this is encoded by the coding sequence GTGCGCCTGCTGACGTTCAACGCGCTGATCAAAGGCGACGTGCGGGTGCGGCTGGGGGTGCTCGGCGGAATCCTGCGGGAGTCCGATTTCGACATCGTGTGCCTCCAGGAGGTGATGTACCGAGCGCACGCGGACCTGGTGCGGCGGGAGTTTCCGCACTCGGCGTGCGCGGGCATGGTCGTACTCAAAGGGGGGTTGCTCCTGCTGTCCCGGCGGCCGATCGAGCGCTGGCGGTTCGTCCGGTATCCGATGAGCGGGCCGATGCGCACGGAGTTCCTGATGCGCAAGGGTGCGCTGATCGCCGAAATCGGTGACCTGGTCGTGGTGAACACGCACCTGTCGGCCAACCGGGACGACGACTGGTCGCCGACTAACCGATACACCCTGGTGGAGCGGGCCGAACTGGACGTGCTGGCCGGAATTCTGGCCGATATCGATCAGTCACGGCCGCTCGTGGTGGCCGGCGACCTGAACCTGCCTCGGACCGCGTCGGTGCTGGCGGATTTTCGGACGGCAGCCGGGCTGACGGACGTGCTGGCCGGCGACGCGCGACCGACTTATCGCCCCACTCCACGGTGGCCCGAACCGCCCGCATTGGATCACCTCCTGGTCCGCGGTGGCATCACAGCACGCGCCGACCTGGTCTTTCAGGACGAGATGGCCCTGCCCGACGGGCGGCGCGTCCATCTATCCGACCACTACGGCATAGCGGCTGACATCTGA